A genomic segment from Rhizoctonia solani chromosome 11, complete sequence encodes:
- a CDS encoding Transposase family tnp2 has protein sequence MHRRYSWSPLPKDLNSFLQPLIDELVELSRGVEAVDVVNEEVFALRAHILAAFGDLPAIAKLMEFVGHNGRFPCRLCKIMSILGRTAKNASHLYCPLHRSDDTGLDPYELPLRTHEECLKDGYDVLRAPNDTVRADLATDCGIKGVTLLAKLSSIRIPDSFPVEAMHLVWINLIPQLADLWREKFNGIDSGFEDYLINALVWNSMGDMCVDSSRSTPSSFGCPIPHFRNRSHFTAESWSRWATHAAPNLLRRRFMDLRYYIHFVCLVNLMNKCTDHAVDRSELPAIRRGFIEWVEDFEQIYYQHDPERIQVCTTNIHYLLHIVDSIERLGPLPGYWAFPMEQYCSFIGASVKSRRFPYANIARRVCDVAQLCIIREIYDLRNMISFGQTRASTEEDLKTEMREGDKFENYPNRIFLTPWAEALTVTPELRAQISKYLATTYEVRIGKKLALELIPDTLQQWGRMRITQGGNLIQARGYHKLRWDGRDASFVRYELLADRLAHLPRATPDFVPTSYYGQLQYLFKLPLKPESVVNPSKDGSKYLILAFILEAPVVIEDAYEYRVTWYEGKLGSGEVVDALTIQCAIGRIQDNKRWWIIDRIYTCYALDEQSPGNPTLIHASDPSAQIRTPQISPTPDEECKSDPRPRIRPLRKCPTPKKPKNPTPEQKSDPSRNSDPWGLQTSDPREKVRPSRGFGFKKPNPIRNNPPAPGPVFPSVRPPGSNSPYLLGTR, from the exons ATGCACCGGCGTTATTCCTGGTCCCCACTCCCCAAAGACCTCAACTCCTTCCTCCAGCCGCTAATCGACGAACTTGTGGAGCTGTCTCGAGGTGTTGAGGCCGTAGATGTGGTTAACGAAGAGGTTTTTGCTCTTCGTGCGCATATTCTTGCGGCGTTTGGAGACTTACCGGCAATTGCAAAATTGATGGAGTTTGTAGGCCATAATGGCCGCTTCCCTTGTCGCTTATGCAAGATTATGAGTATTCTTGGTCGCACAGCCAAGAACGCATCCCATCTGTATTGCCCACTCCATCGTTCAGACGACACCGGACTTGACCCCTACGAACTCCCACTCCGCACTCACGAGGAGTGCCTTAAAGATGGATACGATGTCCTCCGAGCTCCAAACGACACTGTACGGGCCGACTTAGCAACTGATTGCGGCATCAAGGGTGTGACGTTGTTGGCTAAACTCTCGTCGATCCGGATCCCCGACTCGTTCCCCGTCGAAGCTATGCATCTTGTGTGGATAAACTTGATCCCTCAGCTTGCAGACTTATGGCGCGAAAAATTCAATGGAATTGATTCTGGATTTGAGGATTACTTGATCAACGCGCTTGTCTGGAATTCTATGGGGGACATGTGTGTTGATTCTTCGCGTTCGACACCTTCTTCTTTCGGCTGTCCTATTCCTCATTTCAGAAATCGCTCACATTTTACTGCTGAATCTTGGTCTCGCTGGGCAACCCACGCGGCCCCAAATTTACTGCGCCGTCGCTTTATGGACTTGAGGTATTATATTCATTTTGTTTGTCTAGTCAACCTAATGAACAAATGCACCGACCACGCCGTCGACCGCTCTGAGCTCCCGGCGATTCGTCGAGGCTTCATTGAGTGGGTGGAGGATTTCGAACA GATCTACTACCAGCACGATCCAGAGCGCATACAAGTGTGTACAACAAATATACACTATTTGCTTCATATCGTGGACTCAATCGAGCGTCTTGGGCCCCTACCTGGCTACTGGGCATTCCCTATGGAGCAATACTGTAGCTTCATTGGGGCCTCGGTGAAAAGCCGGCGATTTCCTTACGCGAACATTGCTCGGCGCGTTTGCGATGTCGCTCAGCTTTGTATCATTCGCGAAATATACGACTTACGCAATATGATCAGCTTCGGGCAAACCCGAGCATCAACCGAGGAGGACTTGAAGACTGAGATGAGGGAAGGTGATAAATTCGAAAACT ATCCCAACCGAATATTCCTAACCCCCTGGGCCGAGGCGCTCACTGTAACTCCTGAACTACGCGCACAGATCTCCAAGTACTTGGCAACCACCTATGAAGTACGAATTGGAAAGAAATTAGCTCTAGAGCTGATTCCCGATACCCTCCAACAATGGGGCCGAATGCGAATCACCCAGGGAGGCAACTTGATTCAAGCACGAGGCTACCATAAGCTACGATGGGACGGCCGCGACGCATCATTTGTTCGG TATGAACTGCTGGCCGATCGACTTGCTCATCTTCCAAGAGCAACACCCGACTTCGTCCCAACTTCTTATTATGGTCAGCTTCAATATTTGTTTAAGTTGCCCCTAAAGCCCGAAAGTGTCGTCAATCCGTCAAAGGATGGATCAAAATATCTCATTCTCGCGTTCATCTTGGAGGCACCAGTGGTTATTGAAGATGCTTACGAATACAGGGTCACATGGTACGAGGGAAAGTTGGGAAGTGGGGAAGTGGTCGACGCCCTAACCATACAGTGTGCTATTGGACGAATTCAAGACAACAAGCGTTGGTGGATCATTGATAGGA TTTACACTTGCTACGCGCTGGATGAGCAATCGCCTGGAAATCCGACCCTCATTCACGCATCCGACCCCAGTGCTCAAATCCGAACCCCTCAAATAAGCCCGACCCCCGACGAAGAATGTAAATCCGACCCCCGGCCACGAATCCGGCCCCTCCGAAAATGTCCGACCCCTAAAAAACCCAAGAACCCGACCCCCGAGCAGAAATCCGACCCCTCGAGAAATTCCGACCCCTGGGGATTACAGACATCCGACCCTCGAGAAAAAGTCCGACCCTCGAGGGGGTTCGGATTTAAAAAGCCGAACCCCATCCGAAATAACCCCCCGGCGCCGGGTCCGGTTTTTCCTAGTGTCCGACCCCCGGGGTCGAACTCTCCGTACCTTTTGGGTACACGGTGA
- a CDS encoding F-box protein yields MKELLTYAQNANPTEEPGKSSKDDGSELIVTDSLNELEGALRGVIGLPIEILIEVLGYLALPDTLALSRSSKFFRRILMNPTAATLNVWRASIENVPGLPSCPKDLSEPQYAALIYSHHCTVCGTSTSEPMDPYLNTRLCQDCIEKNIVAAEDIKDEVVGVLIPQSPISRLKGGGCCTKTCLRRDKEAMEAWYKELHQRQLSRKEIRSEIGQIGDNLVERVLASEKLDTFPVSELRSIPVSHGQLVVDGDQIYWELSVLGLNLNPGKIELLGMFVRGFCGGQSLNSSSELSRSY; encoded by the exons ATGAAAGAGCTACTGACCTACGCTCAGAATG CCAACCCTACAGAAGAACCTGGAAAATCAAGCAAAGACGATGGCTCGGAGCTTATAGTTACAG ACTCGCTGAACGAATTAGAAGGGGCGTTAAGAGGAGTGATTGGATTACCTATCGAAATCCTTATTGAG GTATTAGGGTACCTCGCATTGCCAGATACACTGGCGCTTTCGCGCTCGAGCAAGTTCTTCCGTCGAATTCTGATGAACCCCACTGCCGCTACCCTAAACGTATGGCGTGCATCTATCGAGAATGTACCAGGGTTGCCATCGTGCCCAAAAGACCTGTCTGAGCCGCAGTATGCGGCACTGATATATTCTCACCACTGCACT GTGTGCGGTACCAGTACCTCGGAGCCGATGGATCCGTACCTAAATACCCGGCTATGCCAAGATTGCATCGAAAAAAA CATTGTCGCTGCCGAAGACATCAAAGATGAAGTAGTCGGAGTACTAATTCCGCAGTCGCCTA TCTCTAGGCTAAAGGGAGGCGGCTGCTGTACAAAGACGTGCCTAAGACGTGATAAGGAGGCGATGGAGGCCTGGTATAAGGAGCTGCATCAACGCCAACTTTCACGAAAGGAAATACGGTCTGAGATAGGACAGATAGGGGATAACTTGGTAGAAAGGGTGTTG GCTTCAGAGAAGCTCGACACTTTCCCCGTTTCAGAGTTAAGATCTATTCCAGTCTCCCACGGTCAGCTTGTTGTGGATGGTGATCAAATCTATTGGGAGCTCAGCGTGCTCG GCCTAAACCTCAACCCGGGAAAGATTGAAT TGCTTGGTATGTTTGTCAGAGGTTTCTGCGGTGGTCAATCCCTCAATTCTTCTTCGGAACTATCTAGAAGCTACTGA
- a CDS encoding LATS, large tumor suppressor, with translation MPSSSRLPYSQSSRLPYPASNVAPAMASPITVNSHRNSTLVHRGFYDLLSLVPGTAGVGVGTRRGKVNDMWPHDELVPGQRYEDIGMGGPPPAPPPGGIYPFNRSCCIATYPSLPKASGILSHLVHASDADQAEALLSRWGPDGIGKLGNPNWAQPIKTQIRSKQQERAVAEVMHAMDATPSTSSASALVLRVVNGMSTSTLTTSTVAPSTPGAEKTYSRLANSNSRLGLSPPLETQHEHSGEESTDAKAGHTSEGSEITIKGRSIVPHPPKQAQATVSPDLGQVEMVASPLVRREGVGIGHPIGPRSPGNPPQPRSPGRIAVPPRSPDRPMGPRPPGDSSAVPYSPAQSVPYSPTQPATPYTPQHTPWLPTTPPKPDFAPATPPKDFPPPTPPKRADLGYPISPKRDITPVTPKREFQPATMPLKRSTSRPLPIPAGGAIGAPEDPLAMFANELMRGVNGGASTYPLSSLSLAPSTLTDMPRGPIPIPGLPGSPPKSGLPGSPGTPGTIRIHPEGTPLPAPTPGAWGATAIKEDAEIANSPGTNSGGIGVPRGFTNSIIGGTGDKWATGPNVNRQYYHLIIGFVILTYSLPHWGSIKSNHSYPAPSKLFRPSLTTLDKAVSAKIYFENVYFPLLRLPPSREQRRLAMEAEMEQLNIPQHMRTQLRARWRANETAYLRERRRRVDQRSFVKLKTIGHGAFGVVSLVKEKDTGELYAMKQMRKVDMLRKGQEGHVRAERDVLKGAALVSSPTGADWIVRLFYSFQDQDHLYLVLEFMGGGDLLNLLIEKDIFEEDFAKFYIAEMILAIEQCHKQGFIHRDIKPDNFLFDPNGHIKLSDFGLATDLHWAHDTSYYEQQRRDLLHKHGIDLEDGETRTHKNRRMDKFEADRVMGGEGVFTWREKNRKKLAYSVCGTNSYMSPEVIRGQGYSFSCDWWSLGVIMFECLYGYPPFVSNSRHVTRQKILNWRTSLRFPPRPKISREGVDLMARLLCEPEDRIGAQGGLPPGMNRRSGFLGGSLDGADDIKAHPWFRDIDFARIHEQEAPFRPELQRPDDTKHFDTEIAPEPLAPANGAPPDATRDPMLRHKVHGAHILETRKAFAFAGFTHKSPRKISYTTIDAILKPFEDNDAKRVPAAHGGDDEQRGRSTLREQETVGRGRAISM, from the exons ATGCCCTCGTCGTCTCGGCTTCCGTACTCGCAGTCGTCTCGTCTGCCCTATCCGGCGTCCAACGTTGCACCGGCGATGGCCAGCCCAATAACTGTGAATTCTCACCGAAACTCGACGCTCGTTCATCGTGGGTTCTATGACTTGCTTTCATTGGTCCCTGGTACTGCCGGTGTGGGGGTTGGGACGAGAAGAGGAAAGGTGAATGATATGTGGCCGCATGACGAGCTAGTGCCGGGGCAGAGGTACGAGGACATAGGAATGGGAGGACCCCCACCCGCTCCTCCACCTGGAGGCATTTATCCCTTCAACCGGAGTTGCTGTATCGCCACCTACCCTAGCCTCCCAAAGGCAAGC GGAATTTTGAGTCATCTGGTCCATGCCTCTGACGCAGATCAGGCCGAAGCATTGCTGAGTCGGTGGGGACCAGATGGAATAGGAAAATTAGGAA ATCCAAATTGGGCTCAACCGATCAAGACTCAAATTCGCTCTAAGCAGCAAGAACGAGCTGTGGCGGAGGTAATGCACGCAATGGATGCTACTCCT TCTACATCCTCGGCTAGCGCTCTAGTGCTTCGTGTGGTCAATGGCATGTCCACATCCACATTAACCACATCAACTGTCGCGCCATCGACACCTGGAGCTGAGAAGACCTATTCCCGCCTTGCGAATTCCAACTCCCGACTTGGGCTCAGTCCGCCACTCGAAACTCAGCACGAGCACTCTGGAGAAGAATCAACTGACGCTAAAGCTGGTCATACGAGCGAAGGCAGTGAGATCACGATCAAGGGTCGATCCATCGTACCACATCCACCAAAGCAGGCTCAAGCCACTGTTAGTCCCGACCTAGGTCAGGTCGAAATGGTTGCGAGCCCACTTGTGCGCAGGGAAGGCGTGGGAATTGGGCATCCGATCGGGCCGAGGAGCCCTGGGAATCCACCCCAGCCCCGATCTCCTGGCCGAATTGCCGTGCCGCCTAGATCTCCAGACCGACCGATGGGACCGAGGCCACCTGGCGACAGTTCTGCAGTACCATATTCTCCAGCGCAATCTGTGCCGTATTCCCCGACGCAACCAGCTACACCATATACTCCACAACATACACCCTGGCTACCGACGACACCTCCTAAACCAGATTTTGCCCCCGCAACTCCACCCAAAGACTTTCCGCCACCCACACCACCCAAGCGCGCCGACTTGGGCTATCCTATATCCCCAAAACGTGATATCACTCCCGTAACGCCCAAGCGTGAGTTCCAACCAGCGACGATGCCTCTCAAACGTTCGACATCACGACCGTTACCTATTCCTGCCGGTGGTGCAATCGGAGCTCCTGAAGACCCATTGGCCATGTTTGCGAATGAGCTAATGAGAGGCGTGAATGGTGGAGCTAGTACGTACCCTTTATCCTCATTATCCTTGGCCCCGAGTACATTGACTGATATGCCTCGAGGTCCTATTCCTATCCCCGGCTTACCTGGTTCGCCTCCAAAATCGGGTCTTCCTGGATCTCCTGGGACACCTGGAACAATTCGAATCCACCCTGAGGGTACGCCCCTTCCTGCCCCTACTCCGGGGGCCTGGGGGGCAACTGCTATCAAAGAGGACGCGG AAATAGCTAATTCACCCGGTACCAATAGTGGCGGAATCGGTGTCCCTCGTGGCTTTACAAACTCGATCATTGGAGGAACGGGAGATAAGTGGGCTACAGGGCCAAATGTCAATCGTCAGTATTACCATCTTATCATTGGCTTCGTTATCCTGACATATTCTCTACCTCATTGGGGATCTATTAAATCAAATCATTCATATCCAGCTCCCTCTAAACTATTCCGACCATCGCTTACTACGCTCGATAAGGCTGTTTCGGCAAAAATTTACTTTGAGAATGTATATTTCCCGTTGCTACGACTTCCGCCTTCCAGAGAGCAGAGGCGTCTGGCCATGGAGGCCGAGATGGAACAG CTCAATATTCCCCAACATATGCGCACTCAGCTCCGTGCAAGATGGCGAGCCAATGAGACCGCTTACCTTCGCGAACGACGGCGACGAGTTGATCAACGTTCGTTTGTCAAGCTCAAGACGATTGGGCATGGAGCTTTTGGTGTTGTCAGTCTCGTGAAGGAGAAAGATACCGGGGAACTCTACGCAATGAAGCAG ATGCGCAAAGTCGATATGCTTCGCAAAGGCCAAGAAGGACATGTGCGCGCGGAGCGAGATGTACTCAAGGGAGCAGCGCTCGTATCTAGTCCGACTGGAGCGGACTGGATCGTTCGGCTATTTTATAGCTTCCAGGACCAGGACCATTTGTATCTT GTACTCGAGTTTATGGGCGGAGGTGATCTATTGAATTTGTTGATCGAGAAAGATATTTTTGAAGAGGACTTTGCCAAATTTTACATTGCCGAG ATGATTCTTGCGATCGAGCAATGTCATAAGCAAGGGTTTATTCACAGAGACATCAAGCCTGAT AACTTCTTGTTTGACCCCAATGGGCACATCAAACTGAGTGATTTTGGGCTGGC TACTGATCTGCACTGGGCGCATGATACATCTT ACTATGAGCAACAGCGAAGGGATCTACTTCACAAACATGGTATTGATCTGGAAGATGGAGAGACTCGTACTCATAAGAACCGTCGAATGGACAAGTTTGAAGCTGATCGTGTGATGGGAGGTGAGGGTGTGTTCACTTGGCGCGAGAAAAACCGAAAGAAGCTAGCGTATTCGGTTTGCGGGACGAACTCGTATA TGAGCCCAGAGGTTATTCGAG GTCAAGGATATTCCTTCTCTTGTGATTGGTGGAGCCTGGGTGTTATAATGTTCGAATGTTTGTACGG CTATCCCCCATTCGTCAGCAATTCG CGCCACGTTACGCGTCAGAAGATCCTCAACTGGCGAACATCCCTCCGTTTCCCGCCTCGGCCAAAAATATCTCGTGAAGGTGTTGACTTGATGGCACGCCTTTTGTGTGAACCAGAGGATCGTATTGGAGCACAAGGTGGACTTCCGCCAGGGATGAACCGGCGCAGTGGATTCCTCGGTGGTAGCCTAGATGGGGCGGATGACATCAAG GCCCATCCATGGTTCAGGGACATTGATTTtgcacgcatacatgaacaAGAGGCGCCATTCAGGCCCGAACTACAGCGCCCAGATGATACGAAGCATTTCGATACAGAAATCGCACCCGAG CCCCTCGCACCAGCCAACGGTGCTCCCCCAGACGCAACACGAGACCCAATGTTACGACACAAAGTACACGGTGCCCACATCCTCGAGACCCGAAAGGCATTTGCATTCGCCGGTTTTACACACAAAAGCCCGCGCAAGATCAGCTATACCACTATTGATGCTATCCTCAAACCTTTTGAGGATAACGACGCCAAACGAGTCCCTGCAGCACATGGAGGAGATGATGAACAAAGAGGCCGGTCGACCCTTAGGGAACAGGAAACCGTCGGGCGCGGAAGAGCTATATCCATGTAA